In Pecten maximus chromosome 10, xPecMax1.1, whole genome shotgun sequence, one genomic interval encodes:
- the LOC117335900 gene encoding protein hemingway-like, with the protein MPGEKETVAETVETPEVAEKKDEEATKEPETTTESTEKKEAENGDEAADKEESADSTENTNENANTEESETKEADENTAEKRSTEEESEDASPTKKVKVDETTKIESNDNQAQQVEAASA; encoded by the exons ATGCCAGGTGAAAA GGAAACCGTAGCTGAGACTGTAGAAACCCCAGAGGTTGCAGAGAAGAAAGACGAAGAGGCAACAAAAGAGCCAGAAACCACAACAGAATCTACG gaGAAAAAAGAGGCTGAGAATGGAGATGAAGCAGCAGACAAAGAAGAATCTGCAGATTCAACAGAAAACACCAATGAGAATGCCAATACAGAAGAGTCTGAAACAAAAG AGGCAGATGAGAACACAGCAGAGAAGAGGTCTACTGAAGAGGAATCGGAAGACGCAAGTCCGACCAAGAAAGTCAAAGTTGATGAAACAACAAAAATTGAATCAAATGACAATCAGGCACAGCAAGTGGAAGCTGCATCAGCATAA